The DNA window CTTCGAAACCGAAAACGTGCTCTCCAGAAGAGCACGGGCGTTCAACCCCAATTGGCGGCGCAGCGTCTCGCTGCCTGCCAATCTTCTGGCACTGGAAACCAGCAGGCTGTCTTCACCATTGATGCAAACTAAACCGGCATTATTATTTTCCAGTATATCTTTCAAGTCATTGCCCGGGTTTATACTGGCCAGTATCGGCATGGAGTGATACATATACCCCAGCAGCTTGCCCGGAAAATTCTGGGTTCTCAAATTGCGGTCGAGG is part of the Deltaproteobacteria bacterium HGW-Deltaproteobacteria-6 genome and encodes:
- a CDS encoding L-fucosamine transferase, whose protein sequence is LDRNLRTQNFPGKLLGYMYHSMPILASINPGNDLKDILENNNAGLVCINGEDSLLVSSARRLAGSETLRRQLGLNARALLESTFSVSKAAQQILSHFTRMD